The Arachis ipaensis cultivar K30076 chromosome B05, Araip1.1, whole genome shotgun sequence nucleotide sequence TGTAAAATAAGAATGTTGCATCCTCTATGCAAATACTCCAATCCTCTAGCAATCCCTATGGAAATTTGATATAAATTATCCCAACTCAAGAGTGGTGTATTCTTAGGGTTCTTTTTGTAAATAAAATTGTCAAGGGAACCATTGGACATAAATTCATAGATGAGAACTTTCTTGTGACCTTCTAAGCAAAATCCAAGAAGGGCGACAACATTAACATGAGAAGTTCTACTAATGCTAGCTACCTCGTTAATAAATTCTTCACCATTTCCTTTGGATGGATTCAACATTTTGACTGCCACATCGGAATCATTGGATAACTTTCCTTTATATACAACACCAAAACCACCTTGTCCTAGTTTAACTTTGAAGGAGTTGGTCATTTTCTTCACATCAGAGAATTTATATCTTTTTATAGTTAACACTCCATGATTTTTTAAGAAAGTTTCAATATCTTGGTTACCCTTTGTTGGAAAGCAGGATTTTTCTTGCGATGCTGGTGACATGTAGGTAAAACAACAAATACTCAACAATCCTACAATTACTGCAGCTGCTGTAGCACCTGTTAATTAGCAAATAATTAAAGAATTAAAGGAACATTTAATATGCTTTTAATTTCTATAAACTTTTGTTATGAAAGAAAAACCCAAAATATACAAGTGTAATTTGTTATACTTCTGGGATCTTCGCTAAGAAAGTTATAGTTGTTCACTTGTAATTGACAGAAACTATTTCATGGTCTACCCCTTTAACGTTAACAACTGAAACATACACTACAAAAATAGCCCAAGAAAATATCAGAGGAGGCTGGATGTAATACCTATAACAATGACTATCCATGTCCGGAGATGTATTGCATCTGTTAACAGTGAAAACAAAGATGAGTTATAGCACTCTTGAGCCTGTCTTTATTCGAGTTTAGGGTAAAGCCAGAAAACATAATCATGAATATTTGAGTGTGTGTGCTTTGACCAAAGTTacatgaagaaagaaagcatcaATGATTTTGGCTTAATGCACCAAAAGTTACATGACACCCTGAAGGGAGTAAATGGGAAGAGAAAATAACCGTATACTGCACTATAATATCAAACAAGTTGATAAAGAATAAGTTAGGTGGTTGTTGAGTTGTACCCTATGATGTTTGTCATTGAACCACAGAGTCTTAGGAAATAGCTATCTATCAATTCCCTAGTGACTATATATAGTGTGATGCTAGGTAACCAGAGAACATAAGCTATTCAACCATGCATATTGTTCCGCActtcttttatattttcttcAAATTCAACCATTAGAATGTGCACATGAAGAAAGTTCAAAGAAGAACACTTGATAATTAAACTACAAGAAATATGATTAGAATATTTCCTAATATGTAATAAATTACCATCACCACAACTTTTCAGGTATGACTTATCCTTGCAGAAACAGAGAAACTGATAACCATCAAATCCACACCGTCCACCACTTTTCTCACAGTATTGGCAATCAGGTGAAGTCCAGTTTAAAAGAAATCCCATCTTCAAAATTTCAGTCTAATTCATTTGCAATAAGCTACTAAAATTAACAGCAGCATTCATGTTCAGTGGCACATTAATCACAAACTGACACATTCATGGAGTAGTTTTTGTGCTCCAGTACCTCCTTATGAAAAACCGCAAATGAATAATGAGTAGCATTTTTAGCACAATCTACTTCATATATGGGGAAATCTATTGGTTTTGTGGTACAGTTATAGAAGAAAGAGAGATTATTGTTCTCAGAACTATAAGTAAATGGTAACTGATCAAAACTGTAGTTGTGCATGGGAGCAGGACACTTTTCCTCATAGGTAGCAAGGTTAGCAGCAGTAAATGAAGAGTTGGAGCAACTGATATCTTTTACACTAGCAAGTCATAATTGGATGCTTTGAGAATTGGATTCTTGTTCTTGCAGGTGATCTCAAAGTGAGGATAGCCGCAAAATGAATCCTGTTCGTAAGGGATCCAGAATGGATACTTAATGTTTAGACCATTTCCACAGCTTCTAGGTGTGCAGGCCACAAATTTTGGATTAACAGATACCACAGTAGTAGCCAGGAAGAACAAGAAGATAATGGTGATTATAATGTACATTTGAGGCTCATTGTAATGGATGGAGATTCGAAGGATCTTTTGTTGCTTGAGATTTGGAAGGGGTGCAGAGAAGGACATAGGAGAAAAGAATTTGGAAGCATTTAGAGAAGAAATTCATCGGAGTTGGCAGCTATTGTGGAAAACTTTTTATATGCTATTATTTTATAGTGGGGGTCATGATTGGTGTTTGAAAATAATCCACCAGAGAATTACCCATTCACATTTATAAAGAAGTAGGCCGACTACCAATATTTGTTTTCATGAACTTAGTAGTTTTGTGAATTTTGTTAGGGGTGGTGTGTTTTGTAGTATTAAATTTGTTTAAACATAATAACAATGTCAAAAGTTGAATGTTGATAATGGAAAGTCGGTGAAGTAGCTTGAAAAAGAAGTATGAAGactcctttttctttattaaattttttaaaaaaaattagacacAAAACAAATACTAATGGTGAGAATGAGAATATTGTCATTCCCAGTAATGGTGACATCACAAGGATGCTGCACTTAAAATTTAGATAGTAGTGTTTTTAGAAGTTCTTTGTAAGAGAATACATGTATGTGAGGACTTTGAAAGGGAAAGTGGAGAAAGAAAAACATGTCATGTACAGAAGAAAGCAGAAAATGAAGTCTGTGACTGTGAAAGACCCCGTTGGACCAGAGCGAAAACAAAGACTTAGCGCACTATCTAATTCTAACcccataatttaaaaaataattcaataaataaacaaataaataataggAATTGCTGCTGCACTTTCATGCATATGCAAAACCCAGGGAGACAAATCCGTTGACATGTGACATCACTAATATAACCCTCAAAAGATGTAGCTTTTGCCAGAACTAGAAAAATAATTTCCCTGCATTCCTTCTATTTTATCTCTTTGACTAGTTCAGTGAAAAATCTTGACCTATGATGCACAGTTGCACACACTTATGAGATTTTATTATCATGTCGTTAATCAGATAAGATAAGCCTCTAGCAgtttatttctttcccaagagAAATATGTCCGAAACTTCAACTACTTTATCTAAATCGtaagaagaattaaaaaaaaaatattacttctattttttaaaaatgtcTTTCATACATAATATCTTTGTATTGTATTTTACATAAATTTATAAGAAATAGAATAACATTATAGGATAAAAAGCGATAATATCTATTCTATTTTTTAATCAACAATGGAtataataaaaatcaattaaatttgtaACTCAAACTAAAAGTTAtgaatctaatatttaaaatttatgttgattgattATTATCATTTTCTTATTATCGTTCAAGAAAATGAATTTAGaatctctaaattttgaatttttattcgAGATGATAAAGTGTAATATcttacttttttttcttatattttctcttgatcccacCTATGAAGTAAATAGTGAGAAATTACACTTTACCATGTGAAATCTAAAATTTAGAAGATTCAAATCCCAAAAAAATCATCACTTTATTGTTTAGCTTAAAACCTGGTGTACCCCaagttttttgtttgatttttttttttcgatgtTAGAACTTAGAAGTGAGACTTAAACCTATCACCTCTAGGTAAataagaaattttttatttaaataaataaaataaatataataattactaaaataaataatttaaaaactaattacCGATTTAAATGCCTTAGTCTTATCTcattacactgtaaacgagataagcatGTCAGTTGCACCGTAGCTATCTCGTTTAAATCATTTACGGCGTGTATTTGGGCTCTATTTTGACTTAGTCAACTTCTTTCTCCCCTCTTTTAACCCTTTTCTACCATATTTGAGACTGATATGGTGATGGCACACCAGGCGGGAAACGACGGAGACATTAACAGACTGAACGAGACGTCGCATTACACCGAGGCGGCCGACTTCAAGGTTAGTTGCGTTCTATTTGGTTAATCTAAGTATGTGGACATTGTTAGGGTAGTCCCATAGTGACAAGCACTAAGTAAAATGCTTTAGGGATTAGTCTGTAGGATGAATTTAGAACTGTATTTGCTTGTGTAAGATTGTTATGACTTAATTAGAATTTGCTTACTGGCATATGTAATTTAGAGACATGTTTAGACTAGAAACATGGAAGTATATTCTTAAGTAGAAGTAGCTCTATGGTTTTAAGTAGACTACAAAAATTTATGATTATCTCTTtataagttaattttttttaattccgCAGAGGCCTCGCCTTCTACTGCCCTAGCGAGTCAGCTATACCCTTCCTCCACCGGACGCCATTGTCCCGTATCTGGCTAAGGTCGGATTCAGCGACACGGTGCCCCTCAGGGACTTCACTTTTGACAATTCCCTGATTTCGGCACTCGTGGAGCGACGCCCGTGAGGTGAGGTCACTATCACCCtgcaggacgtggcgtaccaccTAGGCCTACGCGCACACAGAAACCCCATTGGGGGTGCCTTCGTGACTTCGGTAGGTGGCACGGCACGGACACGTGGGCCATGGTAAGCAGCTGCTTGGTGCCAGGCCTCTGGTGGCAGCACAGCAAGCTGCGTAGAGGAAGGAGTCCTTCACGCTGAAGCTGGTGTGGTTGCGTGATCGTGTCTGCCAGATGCCCCGACCAATGACCCGGAGACCCTCCGACAGTACGCCAGGTGCTATATTATGTTACTGATCGGAGGGTATTTGTTGATAGACAAGTCCAACAACCTGGTGCACATACGTTGGCTATCGCTTCTCCAGGACTTCGCAGAATGTAGGGTGTTATCCTGGGGCTCGGCTATGCTGTCCTGGACGTACCAGTCACTCTGTTTGGCGGCACAGCGGGGCGACACGGACATCGCCGATTGCACTCCGCTTTTGATGAGCTGGATTTATCAAACATTTCCTCAATGGTGTCCACCAGATAGAGGAATCTACCAGTATCCGCTAGCTGCGAGGTAACCAAATATCATTTTAGTATTTGCATTAAATATCGTTGTCAATTCATATGGTTTGTTACTTAACGAATCGTATATATCTCCGTTACTGTCAGGTTGGTCGGATTGCAGCAGCAGATTAGGGATCAGCACCAGGCCAGGGTCCTGCATTAGAGGGTTTCGATCGACCGGTTACGGTTCGATGAGGTTAgtcatgaaataaaatatattatgatTTTAAATACTTGTTGTGTTGTATTACGGTATATTTTCGACAGTTAGATAGATAGCGGATGGTTACTGATGTCGGACATATTTTTTATTCAGTTTGCATGGAGAGTCTACGATGACCCTGCGATGCAGGCCCTGTGCCCGCATTGGTTCTGTGAGGAGGAGGAGTAGGGTACTTGGTTGTCAGCCGTCCCGCTGGTCTGCTTCAATATTTTCCGGTTTCACCACGTTGATCGGGTGAAACGGCAGTTCAATGGGGAGTAGCAGGTGCCAGGCACTCCAGTGAATCTTGACAGATATGAATCATGGATAATTTCTTAAAAGTTATATTAATTTAGTTGTTTGTTATTCTGATAGTGATACTAGTTTATTTGACCACCACTGGCCGTGGTGAGGATGTCTGGTGGCCGAGGCGACTCCAGCAGTGGTACAATGGTTGGACATAGAGGTTCGAATCCGGTCGTAGGATCACCGTGCATCATACGTTTGACAACAGGCCTACCAGAGAGTACTATGATTGGTGGCGTGGGGCTTGCCGTGTGCGGCATCTATCGGGGCAAGAGGTTTTGGAGGACTCGAGGCTGGTAGAGTTGCCCCCCGACGTCCAGCTCACTGCCAACCAGCCGAGAGACGATCTCACCCTCCCGAGGGGCGTGCCGGATCGGAGGAGACGTGCGAGGGAGGTGAAAGAGGACACTCGCCAACCTGCTAGGAGGGAGAAGGGTCATAGAGAGCGTCGACCAGGTGAGCCGGTCAGGAGGGAGAGGCCCAGGCCTCGACGGGCTAGGGGTGATGCAgagtctgaggaggaggcagagtaCGACCACCAGGAGGATGATGGTGACATCCCACATCACAGTGTGGCTTTACCTATGGGACCGACTCCTCCACCTCCTCCCCCTCCCCCAGGGCATGGAGCGTGGCATTCATCCGGTTTCGGTGGGCAGCAGTCTCGGCCAACTTGGGATACATCACCACCAGGTTGGTATGAGGGAGGTCCATCTGGGACCCAGCAGGAAGAGGTCCATCGGACTCCACAATGGCAAAAGCAATAGGCAGGATGTTGCTATTCCTATCTTGCGCCACCGCAATAAGCAACACTCCACCGTACCTGCCATACAGATGTGTACCGTCTACAAACACAAagggcttgcaatgcttgaaggCCTTGACACATGACAGGAAAGCGCAAAATACCTTGTCGAACATACTGCAGTCGCATACCAGGAGGTGTCCATCGTAGAACGGTTTGACGCGTAGGTCACAAATGGTACCAGAAAAATAGCTTTGCAGTGCCTGAAGTAGCTTCGGCACCTTATTATTTGACTCTTCCCAATCCCCGTATATCTGTGCAATTGCCTTCTGTTTGGCCATCCACACCTTTCTGTAGGATGGTTTAAAGTGATAGCTTGCTTGGACTGCACCTTGCAAAACCGGAATGCTTGCAGAGGGATTGGACTGAATCAATGGCAAGATGACCCTGCAGATCAGACTGCTGTCTAACTGACGATGGTCTTGAGATATAATGGGTGCTAGACAACTGTATACTCCACCAACCCTCTGAACCTCCCTGAACACAACAAAACAGTATTGCTTTAACCATGTCGTATACCTACTTAATATATTGTACAGAAGTACTAAAAAGCGCAAGTAAATTTAAGCTTACCAGTATTCGAGGTTCTGCCGAAGGGCCACATGGAGGCTCCATTGACACCCATTCTTAGCTTGACGGCACTACACATGGTACTTTAACTGGTCCGATTCGATCACCCGGTACTCCGCACTCCTAcgaatactgtagttcttcacacccTGAAGCACTGCCTCTCGGCTTCTAAACTTGTGACCGACCCAAAACTCTACACTGCCGTCTAGGTTGTAATCCTCTTCACCCGTGTCAGGAAACGGAGTCATCTCATGCATGGCGTCCAGATCCAGACTGTGATAGTGAGTTGACACTGTCGATAGCGGCAGAATTGGGTGAGGTGGAGGCAGGACATGGCACGCCACAGTCTGAACAAGTGTCTCTGGAACTCACTCATCCTCATCCCTACCATCGGACGAGTCGCTGTTTGCACTATCCGCCACGTAATCCTTGTTCGACTCCTCCTCGCCCTCCTCGGCCTCATCCACTGGAATGGCGACATGAATGGGCGGTGGTGCGAGAGGTCGGTCGTCCTGTACATAGGTCAAGTATACGGAACTCCCACCACCACTGTGTCCCACCTCTGCGGAAAGCTCTATTACCTGTTCCACCATGATCCTCCCATGGATGTCGAACATCAGTCGCACATGCTCGTCCTCTTGAAGTCGGAATAGTCGAAACCGGAAGACTCCGTTCCCCATAGGTGCCAGTAACCTATACGCCACCCTTCCGATTTCCCTCGCTTGTGTTCCACCGAgcttgctcaatatcaaactctttaaATCTGATAACGTTTCCACACGCTAAATGCGAAACAATATTGGATCTTCACACTCAAATGTCATCTCGTTGTTGCTATTTCTCATATGCCAATTCGGATAAACAAGCACAACTATATATGGACTATTACTGACCAT carries:
- the LOC107641196 gene encoding LEAF RUST 10 DISEASE-RESISTANCE LOCUS RECEPTOR-LIKE PROTEIN KINASE-like 2.5, whose protein sequence is MGFLLNWTSPDCQYCEKSGGRCGFDGYQFLCFCKDKSYLKSCGDDAIHLRTWIVIVIGATAAAVIVGLLSICCFTYMSPASQEKSCFPTKGNQDIETFLKNHGVLTIKRYKFSDVKKMTNSFKVKLGQGGFGVVYKGKLSNDSDVAVKMLNPSKGNGEEFINEVASISRTSHVNVVALLGFCLEGHKKVLIYEFMSNGSLDNFIYKKNPKNTPLLSWDNLYQISIGIARGLEYLHRGCNILILHFDIKPHNILLDENFCPKISDFGLAKLCPRKESHISMSETRGTIGYIAPEVWNRQFGRVSHKSDVYSYGMMLLEMVGMKENIPAKTSHTSEMYFPDWIYKRLDQGTQLGPDDDGEVAIEENDVVKKMTMVGLWCIQPIPNDRPTMSRVVEMLEGSMNSLEMPPRPVLSSIRVVVESSSNVVSLVESSSVVSVVESSTSVT